A region from the Candidatus Electrothrix scaldis genome encodes:
- a CDS encoding DsbC family protein codes for MNCNKIFLSLFLITLFSAGQAMAFQEAGCGAGDCRDCHSVNRDEVAQLLKGKVTEVLDVKRSEVPGLWDIEAVYNGQKIPFYMDFSKKYLISGNVIRLKNNENVTQENFVKMNKVDRAKISLDDALVLGDAAAENKIIVFDDPECSYCSKLHSEMKKVVKQRPDITFLIKMFPLAMHPNAKGKAQTIVCTKLKGENDKALQLLEDSLSKKELPKAECKSDIVDKNIVLAKELYIASTPTLIMPDGRVLPGFKKADQIINSLKEKEEEKD; via the coding sequence ATGAATTGCAATAAAATTTTTCTTTCTTTGTTTCTTATTACCTTATTTTCAGCTGGTCAAGCTATGGCCTTTCAGGAAGCAGGGTGCGGAGCTGGTGATTGCCGTGACTGTCATTCTGTTAATCGGGATGAGGTCGCCCAATTGCTTAAAGGGAAGGTAACAGAGGTTCTGGATGTCAAGCGAAGTGAAGTGCCAGGACTCTGGGATATTGAAGCTGTTTATAATGGTCAAAAGATTCCGTTTTATATGGATTTTTCCAAGAAGTATTTAATCAGCGGTAATGTGATCAGATTGAAAAATAACGAGAATGTCACTCAGGAAAACTTTGTTAAAATGAACAAGGTTGATAGAGCAAAGATATCTCTGGATGATGCACTTGTTCTTGGTGATGCTGCTGCGGAAAATAAGATTATTGTTTTTGACGATCCAGAGTGTTCATACTGTAGTAAGTTGCACTCAGAAATGAAAAAGGTTGTTAAGCAGCGTCCTGACATTACCTTTTTGATTAAAATGTTTCCCTTGGCTATGCATCCTAATGCTAAAGGAAAAGCACAAACTATTGTTTGCACCAAGCTGAAAGGCGAGAATGACAAAGCATTGCAACTTCTTGAAGATAGTTTGAGCAAGAAAGAGCTGCCAAAAGCTGAGTGCAAATCTGATATTGTTGATAAGAATATCGTCTTGGCTAAGGAACTGTACATTGCTTCCACCCCGACATTAATCATGCCTGACGGACGAGTTCTTCCCGGTTTTAAGAAGGCTGATCAAATTATAAATTCTCTTAAAGAAAAAGAAGAGGAAAAGGATTGA
- a CDS encoding O-antigen ligase family protein, whose amino-acid sequence MQVRSEAISFFLFLATLFFAPLAFGTTENWSIITVELLVALAGIFYFLPSAGKKASSNYYRVPGILPLLLLLAWMLLQLIPLPLSLVRIVAPNIYQAYQPILTLPTLGDLLGDLYTWLPLTVNYKETLLEVLRLSSYALFYVLTIQLLTSSRKLRLTITLVTGLAICIAFFAILQRITAPDTLFWFRKLSDGKQAFGPWVYKNHYAGFMVMLCPLVLSQFFLYRPVYGRADTLRGKIVAFFSESKTALYLGWGFGSIVIFASVFLTQSRGGILSIIFSLLFFLFLIFRQKERMGKVQLLILFAGFLVLVGWYNWEPISERFLTLFDSKTGRIQDDRLLIWQDTFRIIKDFSLTGSGFGTFADIFPSYKTLPDDLFYDHAHNDFLELLSDGGVPAGLLGGWFIVSVLHAGYKMIRLRKDSFSVFPAVGAFSGLAGLLVYSGFDFNLHNGANGLYFFFLAGLLVSAGNTRRYYQDSPTLLPLLKPNYWRNILVFTAILAFFGATLFYQGRKVWAERKYRKARQVSSLERFTPVDRVEKMSMLLEEARAFDPVTGLYSHTLAKLKSLQGQDKQAVRLSAEAVRQQPMSFTFLQQLGHVVAATDLELARNLLKRGYERADQKKLAFQTWAAFELSQRTGKEGRVRLRREVERDPRMLASLYQVLIKYQVNQKYVAEMLPQKTSSWLGFWNKVKNEKRSSEFHFIIEHALDFIDNDSRVLPQYFSEVFQYYRTQKKDEKAENVLQVALRYLPDYAPFHILLGEIYLKRGKKELAIKQYEQAAVLDPENSEIQRRVKVLRVK is encoded by the coding sequence ATGCAGGTTCGGAGTGAAGCAATATCCTTTTTCCTTTTTCTGGCCACGTTATTTTTTGCACCGCTTGCTTTTGGCACGACCGAGAACTGGTCAATCATCACCGTAGAGCTTCTTGTCGCTCTTGCAGGCATTTTTTATTTTCTCCCTTCTGCTGGTAAAAAAGCAAGCTCAAACTATTATCGAGTTCCGGGCATACTTCCTTTGCTTCTGCTTTTGGCTTGGATGCTGTTACAGCTCATTCCTCTTCCTCTCTCTCTTGTGCGCATAGTTGCGCCAAACATTTATCAGGCATATCAACCGATTCTCACCTTGCCGACTCTAGGTGATCTTCTAGGTGATCTTTATACTTGGCTTCCTCTTACCGTTAATTATAAGGAGACTCTGCTTGAGGTACTTCGACTAAGCTCCTATGCACTTTTTTATGTGTTGACCATTCAACTGCTCACGAGCAGTAGGAAGCTGCGCTTAACAATTACGCTCGTCACAGGCTTAGCTATTTGCATAGCTTTCTTTGCTATATTACAGCGAATAACAGCACCTGATACACTTTTCTGGTTCCGTAAGTTGTCAGATGGAAAGCAAGCATTCGGTCCCTGGGTATATAAAAACCATTATGCTGGTTTTATGGTTATGCTCTGTCCCCTTGTGTTGTCCCAGTTTTTTTTGTATCGACCTGTATATGGGAGGGCGGATACGCTCAGAGGAAAAATAGTCGCCTTTTTTTCAGAGAGCAAAACGGCTCTGTATTTGGGCTGGGGTTTTGGCAGTATTGTTATTTTTGCCTCAGTTTTTCTTACCCAGTCGCGCGGTGGTATTCTAAGTATTATTTTCAGCCTGTTGTTTTTTTTATTTCTCATTTTTCGACAAAAGGAAAGAATGGGCAAAGTTCAGTTGCTTATTCTTTTTGCGGGTTTTCTCGTTCTCGTTGGTTGGTACAACTGGGAGCCAATAAGTGAACGCTTTCTCACCCTTTTCGACAGTAAAACTGGCAGAATACAGGATGATCGGCTGCTGATTTGGCAAGATACTTTTCGGATAATAAAAGATTTTTCTCTGACAGGGAGTGGATTTGGGACTTTTGCAGATATTTTCCCAAGCTATAAAACCCTTCCTGATGACCTCTTCTATGACCACGCGCATAACGATTTTTTGGAGTTACTTAGCGATGGTGGCGTACCTGCTGGGCTGTTGGGAGGGTGGTTTATCGTAAGTGTACTACATGCCGGATATAAAATGATTCGTTTACGAAAAGACAGCTTTTCTGTCTTTCCCGCAGTAGGAGCGTTCAGTGGTCTGGCTGGCCTGTTAGTTTATAGTGGATTTGATTTCAATCTTCATAATGGAGCTAATGGACTCTATTTCTTTTTCCTGGCTGGTTTGCTTGTTTCTGCTGGAAACACCAGACGCTATTACCAGGATTCACCGACATTACTGCCTCTTCTGAAACCAAATTATTGGCGCAACATCTTGGTCTTTACTGCGATACTGGCTTTTTTCGGCGCAACCTTATTTTATCAAGGAAGAAAGGTCTGGGCAGAAAGGAAATATCGTAAAGCAAGGCAGGTTTCCTCTCTGGAACGCTTTACTCCTGTTGATCGGGTAGAAAAAATGTCTATGCTCCTTGAAGAAGCAAGGGCTTTTGATCCTGTCACAGGGTTGTATTCCCATACATTAGCAAAGTTAAAAAGCTTACAGGGGCAGGATAAACAGGCGGTGAGGCTCTCAGCAGAAGCCGTAAGGCAACAACCCATGAGCTTTACCTTTCTCCAGCAGCTTGGTCATGTTGTCGCAGCTACTGATTTGGAGCTGGCACGAAACCTCTTGAAAAGAGGATATGAAAGAGCTGATCAAAAGAAGCTTGCCTTTCAAACCTGGGCAGCCTTTGAGCTCAGCCAGCGAACAGGGAAAGAGGGAAGAGTCAGGTTAAGAAGGGAAGTTGAGCGTGACCCCAGAATGCTTGCTTCGCTTTATCAAGTATTAATTAAGTATCAGGTGAATCAAAAATACGTTGCAGAAATGCTACCACAAAAAACATCATCTTGGCTAGGTTTCTGGAATAAAGTCAAGAATGAAAAACGATCAAGTGAGTTCCATTTTATTATAGAACATGCACTGGATTTTATCGATAATGATTCCAGGGTGCTGCCGCAGTATTTTTCTGAGGTTTTTCAGTATTATCGAACCCAAAAAAAAGATGAAAAGGCTGAAAATGTACTCCAAGTCGCTTTGCGCTACTTACCGGATTATGCTCCTTTTCATATCCTTCTCGGTGAGATATATTTAAAGAGGGGGAAGAAAGAGCTCGCGATCAAACAGTATGAGCAAGCTGCGGTGCTTGATCCTGAAAATAGCGAGATACAGCGTAGAGTAAAGGTGTTGCGGGTGAAATGA
- a CDS encoding polysaccharide biosynthesis tyrosine autokinase, with the protein MYPEESIIEPSQQVRSKHLIDYIRVLQKRKWLIIAVAVIIFLTSTLFTFSKIPLYTATTQVLIEKNQEKAQLEGLATYMRWDPDFKATQFELIRSFNVALRVVKNQELDTKYKQYFSEKPTGRPGIAHIITSFLSEAISSGKSFLASIIENEQLSDQGISTDPSLQDKTIFPNEQKTDAERIAGMIQGSLALTPVRDTKIVNVSYTHRIPKIAQLVADGVVQAYIEETLDIKTSTTKHSLNWMTLKADEERKKLEESEKALQEYMRKSDIVTVENKLSVLPERLSQFSSALSAAQTEEKKHAAVYRQIKAVGKNDKKLEAIPLLADNAELQALRGELFTAEQNIRELSKKYGEKHPMMIKARADQELLLKKKSMEVERVIEVAKNNYELAKTRVKDLTKMLKETKAELQDMNELSVQFSILNRDKEMNRTVYDALSSSIKKTNVTAQAMDIRIWAIKKADLPTYPTTPNKKKELMLGLFIGLGVGVALVFFLDFLDNTASSAEELEKRYGLTVLGAVEDLPKKGKNVETFIQENPLSAFAESYRLIRSSLLLSTPDHPPRTLLVTSMMQQEGKSTTTKNLATILAQNDKRILIVDCDMRRPRQHSMFGVDNSYGLSNYLSGNTDEQQPALIQQIPDSKISVLPSGPIPPNPAELLGSKRMKTLLSKSMERFDFVLLDSPPVQQVTDSLLLASLVDGTVTVLRAGKTTFDMLDSGIKKLRESNAHMLGLVLNRVTKKHAGQGYYGYYSYYSRKGKGGYYTEEGKK; encoded by the coding sequence ATGTATCCAGAAGAATCCATAATAGAGCCTTCGCAACAAGTACGTTCAAAACACCTGATTGATTACATCCGTGTCCTGCAAAAGCGGAAATGGTTGATCATCGCTGTCGCTGTTATTATTTTTTTGACGAGTACGCTATTTACTTTTTCGAAAATACCGCTTTATACTGCAACTACTCAGGTTTTGATTGAAAAAAATCAAGAAAAAGCCCAGCTCGAAGGGTTGGCAACATATATGAGGTGGGATCCTGATTTCAAGGCAACACAATTTGAGCTTATCCGGAGTTTTAATGTAGCCCTCAGAGTGGTAAAAAATCAGGAGCTTGACACTAAGTACAAACAATATTTTTCTGAGAAACCAACTGGTCGTCCTGGTATTGCTCATATTATTACATCATTCCTTTCTGAAGCTATTTCTTCTGGAAAAAGTTTCCTGGCTTCAATAATAGAGAATGAGCAACTTTCTGACCAGGGTATTTCTACTGACCCATCTCTGCAAGATAAAACGATATTTCCGAACGAGCAAAAAACTGATGCGGAAAGAATTGCAGGTATGATTCAAGGGTCTCTTGCCCTTACCCCTGTGCGTGATACAAAAATAGTCAATGTAAGCTATACACATCGGATTCCGAAAATTGCTCAGCTTGTTGCTGATGGTGTGGTGCAGGCATATATTGAAGAAACTTTAGATATAAAGACGAGTACCACAAAACATAGCCTGAATTGGATGACACTCAAAGCTGATGAAGAAAGAAAAAAGCTTGAGGAGTCAGAAAAGGCTTTGCAGGAATATATGCGAAAAAGCGATATCGTGACTGTAGAGAATAAGCTGAGTGTACTCCCTGAACGTCTTTCACAATTCAGTTCAGCTCTTTCTGCTGCGCAGACAGAGGAAAAGAAGCATGCGGCTGTTTATCGTCAAATAAAGGCCGTAGGGAAGAATGATAAAAAACTCGAAGCAATCCCCCTGCTTGCAGATAATGCAGAGCTGCAGGCCCTGCGGGGGGAACTTTTTACTGCTGAACAGAATATCAGAGAGTTGTCCAAAAAGTATGGTGAAAAACACCCAATGATGATAAAGGCTCGGGCTGACCAGGAACTTTTGTTAAAAAAGAAAAGTATGGAAGTTGAGCGAGTCATTGAGGTGGCAAAAAATAATTATGAACTTGCCAAAACTCGGGTCAAAGATTTGACCAAAATGCTGAAGGAGACAAAGGCAGAGTTGCAGGATATGAATGAGCTTTCTGTTCAATTTAGTATCCTGAATCGTGATAAGGAAATGAATAGAACGGTGTACGATGCGTTGTCGAGCAGTATAAAAAAGACGAACGTCACAGCCCAGGCTATGGATATCAGAATCTGGGCAATCAAGAAGGCCGACCTTCCTACTTACCCCACCACTCCGAATAAGAAGAAAGAATTAATGCTCGGGCTGTTTATAGGACTAGGTGTAGGCGTAGCCTTAGTCTTTTTTCTGGATTTCCTTGATAATACAGCAAGCTCAGCAGAAGAGTTGGAAAAACGCTATGGTCTCACAGTCCTTGGTGCGGTGGAAGATCTGCCCAAAAAAGGAAAGAACGTTGAAACGTTTATTCAGGAGAACCCCCTTTCAGCATTTGCAGAGAGCTATAGGTTGATTCGCTCCAGCTTACTTTTGTCCACACCAGATCATCCTCCTCGAACTCTTCTAGTCACAAGTATGATGCAGCAAGAAGGGAAAAGTACAACAACCAAGAATCTCGCCACTATTCTGGCTCAGAATGATAAGAGGATATTAATTGTTGACTGCGATATGCGCCGTCCCAGACAGCATTCTATGTTTGGGGTGGATAACTCCTATGGACTGAGTAATTATCTTTCTGGTAATACTGATGAACAGCAACCTGCTTTGATTCAACAAATACCAGATAGCAAGATATCTGTACTCCCATCAGGGCCTATTCCTCCCAATCCTGCGGAGCTACTAGGTTCTAAGCGGATGAAAACATTGCTGAGCAAATCTATGGAGCGCTTTGACTTTGTTCTTCTGGATTCACCACCTGTACAACAGGTAACTGATAGCCTGCTTTTGGCTAGCTTAGTTGATGGGACAGTTACTGTCCTCCGGGCGGGAAAAACTACTTTTGATATGCTTGATAGTGGAATCAAAAAGTTGCGTGAAAGCAACGCACATATGTTGGGCTTGGTGCTCAATCGTGTAACCAAAAAGCATGCAGGGCAGGGCTACTACGGATATTATTCCTACTACTCTCGTAAAGGTAAAGGGGGGTACTATACGGAAGAAGGTAAAAAATAA
- a CDS encoding SLBB domain-containing protein, with amino-acid sequence MFIIFILISLTISTFSFAANYPGALGNTAPQVPQLTFPSLSSVSRSPQQLHEKPAVQKKSEYAIGAGDVLSIKVYDHEELTVKVRVSEGGTIEFPLIGQVDVGGQGISAAAERIESALANGYIVEPQVTIFIEQFKSKKVVVLGPVHTPGLVELNGPTTLLELISQVGGLKENAGQTAMIKRQKNGIQENIPVDLDRLIRTGDSRQNILVQGGDTVTIAEGAVCFITGAVNQPGEYPCGRNTTVLKVVSQAGSFTENALEAGLKINRTINGVKKVVPNVNQDTLVQPDDVIIVPERTISKEEERLCYITGGVNRPGAYPCSSNTSILKLLTRAGGLTSSALESGIEVNRTINGVKQVLKSVNRDTVLLPEDIVVVPVSAVKKEAVCYITGEVTRPGAYPCSDSTSILKLLTRAGGFTDKALESGIQINRQVNGRKQIFQNVNQDTLLRPDDVVVVPASAAKKEAVCYITGQVNRPGAYPCGRNTTVLKMVSLAGSFTGIASESSITINRMVNGEKQVLEDVEHDALVQPEDVIVVPESFF; translated from the coding sequence TTGTTCATTATTTTTATTCTGATTTCACTAACGATTTCGACGTTCTCTTTTGCTGCTAATTATCCTGGTGCCTTAGGTAATACGGCCCCTCAGGTGCCACAGCTGACATTTCCTTCACTAAGTAGTGTGTCACGGTCACCGCAGCAGCTGCATGAGAAGCCAGCGGTGCAAAAAAAGAGCGAATATGCTATTGGAGCAGGAGATGTCCTTTCTATTAAGGTTTATGACCATGAGGAGTTAACGGTAAAAGTTCGGGTTTCAGAGGGAGGCACAATAGAATTTCCTTTGATTGGTCAGGTTGATGTCGGAGGCCAAGGTATCTCTGCTGCTGCTGAACGTATAGAGTCAGCCTTAGCTAATGGGTATATTGTTGAACCCCAGGTTACTATATTCATAGAGCAATTTAAAAGTAAGAAAGTTGTTGTTCTTGGTCCTGTACATACACCAGGTCTTGTTGAATTAAATGGACCAACAACGTTGCTGGAGCTTATTTCCCAGGTAGGTGGTTTGAAAGAAAATGCCGGACAAACCGCAATGATCAAGAGGCAGAAAAATGGTATACAGGAAAATATACCTGTTGATCTTGATCGGCTCATAAGAACAGGCGATTCGCGACAGAATATTTTGGTTCAAGGCGGAGATACCGTAACCATTGCTGAAGGGGCTGTTTGCTTTATTACTGGTGCGGTTAATCAGCCCGGGGAATATCCATGTGGTCGTAATACGACAGTCCTTAAAGTTGTCTCTCAGGCAGGAAGCTTCACTGAAAACGCCCTGGAAGCTGGACTTAAGATTAATCGAACGATTAATGGGGTGAAGAAAGTTGTACCAAATGTAAACCAGGATACGCTGGTGCAACCTGATGATGTTATTATTGTACCAGAGCGTACTATTAGCAAAGAAGAAGAAAGGCTTTGCTATATTACTGGAGGAGTAAATCGACCTGGTGCTTATCCCTGTTCCAGCAACACAAGTATACTTAAGTTATTGACTCGAGCTGGTGGCCTCACAAGCTCTGCTTTAGAGTCAGGAATTGAGGTTAATCGAACGATTAATGGTGTGAAGCAGGTTTTAAAAAGTGTCAATAGAGATACTGTACTTCTACCAGAGGATATAGTCGTCGTTCCAGTAAGTGCTGTGAAAAAAGAGGCTGTTTGCTACATTACTGGTGAAGTAACTCGACCCGGAGCCTACCCATGTTCGGATAGTACCAGTATTTTGAAATTATTGACCAGGGCGGGAGGCTTTACTGATAAGGCCTTGGAGTCTGGGATTCAAATTAATCGACAGGTGAATGGGCGCAAACAAATTTTTCAAAATGTTAACCAAGATACCTTACTTCGTCCTGATGATGTAGTCGTTGTGCCAGCCAGTGCTGCGAAAAAAGAAGCCGTTTGTTATATCACAGGCCAGGTTAACAGGCCTGGAGCATACCCCTGCGGTCGCAACACTACAGTCCTTAAAATGGTTTCATTAGCTGGTAGTTTTACCGGTATCGCATCGGAATCAAGTATTACCATTAATCGTATGGTTAATGGGGAAAAACAAGTACTTGAAGATGTTGAGCATGATGCTCTGGTTCAGCCGGAGGATGTTATTGTCGTGCCTGAAAGTTTTTTCTAA
- a CDS encoding outer membrane beta-barrel protein, which translates to MATVIYNDEIPGKNTSSSPASTVQKQDMPSIVTPVAPADTTILANDPIGYQRMQIDEEERIDADGRVFGYRNGYFHASLGVNGEWSDNLYNTDTDKEENFLTTISPSVWLTWPRRSRRPLQVAADNTSVGGLQYSQNEYDVYNKVEFYFAGKMDFMTYSADSELNHAEGGLQGQVVYKPYERLTLQLMDNYSHSQDIFNIAEANAENDRVYDTNVFKGGVDWRISDKVSARVGYTNHLLIYDLDVNNFMDRSDHGFDGSLAYDYSPKTSFFVSGSLLKAAYEEDDMPDNDNIFLQAGMNWQATVKTGFKFSAGYQMVDYDEDWNDDGAEGVADTLNDGEDSFSFEMQGTWLATRKSEFLLNSKYSIEQSDSEYALNKTVWASRLAYGYRFTGRMRGALNFIYEDSDYAQFDGDSRLDERWNFSPSLDYAFRKWLTFSLYYGFDKKDSNYDELDYETNIVGISARGTF; encoded by the coding sequence ATGGCAACTGTAATTTATAATGATGAAATCCCAGGCAAGAATACTTCCTCATCTCCGGCGAGTACAGTGCAAAAACAAGACATGCCGTCTATCGTGACTCCTGTTGCTCCTGCTGATACAACAATACTGGCAAACGATCCCATTGGTTATCAGAGGATGCAAATCGATGAAGAAGAAAGGATAGACGCTGATGGAAGGGTATTTGGCTATCGCAATGGATATTTTCATGCTTCCTTAGGGGTAAACGGAGAATGGAGCGATAACCTGTATAATACCGATACAGATAAAGAAGAAAATTTTCTTACCACTATTTCTCCTTCTGTGTGGTTGACTTGGCCAAGAAGGAGCAGACGTCCTTTGCAGGTTGCTGCGGATAATACCTCAGTGGGAGGATTGCAGTACAGTCAGAATGAATATGATGTTTATAACAAGGTAGAATTCTATTTTGCTGGAAAAATGGATTTCATGACCTATTCGGCAGATTCAGAGCTTAATCATGCAGAAGGTGGGCTTCAGGGGCAGGTGGTATATAAACCCTATGAACGTTTGACCTTGCAACTCATGGATAATTACTCACACAGTCAGGATATTTTTAATATTGCTGAAGCAAATGCTGAAAATGATCGTGTGTATGACACCAATGTGTTTAAAGGCGGCGTTGACTGGCGAATTTCCGATAAAGTTTCAGCGCGAGTAGGCTATACGAACCATTTATTAATCTATGATCTTGATGTTAATAACTTCATGGATCGCTCAGATCATGGATTTGATGGTTCCTTGGCCTATGATTACAGCCCGAAGACGAGCTTCTTTGTTAGTGGTTCGTTACTGAAAGCTGCTTATGAAGAAGATGATATGCCGGATAATGATAATATTTTTCTTCAGGCGGGAATGAACTGGCAGGCTACTGTGAAGACTGGATTCAAGTTCAGTGCTGGGTACCAGATGGTGGATTATGATGAAGATTGGAATGATGACGGAGCTGAGGGAGTTGCTGATACCTTAAATGACGGGGAAGATAGTTTTTCCTTCGAAATGCAGGGGACGTGGCTGGCCACCCGGAAAAGTGAATTTTTGTTGAACTCAAAATATAGCATTGAGCAGTCTGATAGCGAGTATGCTTTGAATAAAACAGTCTGGGCATCTCGTCTTGCCTATGGGTATCGTTTTACTGGTCGCATGAGAGGTGCGCTGAATTTTATTTACGAGGACTCTGACTATGCTCAGTTTGATGGAGACTCCCGTCTTGATGAGCGATGGAATTTTAGCCCAAGCCTTGACTACGCTTTTAGAAAGTGGCTTACATTCTCCCTGTATTACGGCTTTGACAAGAAAGATTCCAATTATGATGAGCTGGATTATGAAACCAATATCGTAGGTATTAGTGCTCGTGGCACATTCTAA